The DNA window tgtataggtcttgtaaatttcaatcgatttgccaaaaaactttttgccacgctaacacttttgaaaaatgttttgatatttttatacccgttactcgtagagtaaaagggtatactagattcgttgaaaagtatgtaacaggcagaaggaggcgtttccgaccatataaagtatgtatattcttgatcaggatcaatagccgagtcgatttggccatgtccgactgtccgtccgtctgtccgtccgtctgtccgtccgtctgtccgtccgtctgtccgtctgtctgtccgtatgaacgtcgagatctcaggaactacaaaagctagaaagttgagattaagcatacagactccacagacatagacgcagcgcaagtttgtcgaatcatgtcattctaacgcccacaaaccgcccaaagctgccacgcccacacttttgaactatgttttgatatttttcatttttgtattggtcttgtaaatatctatcgatttgcaaaaaaactttttgccacgcccactctaacgccctcaaaccgcgcaaagctgccacgctcacacttttgaaaaatgtttttatattttttcatttttgtattagtcttgtaaatttccattaatttcccaaaaaactttgtcacgccctctctaacgcccacaaagcgccaaaaaccgtcagtgctgcagactctccttcgcacttccactagctgagtaacgggtatcagatagtcggggaactcgactataacgttctctcttgttttaatttttgtattagtcctGTAAATTTCCAAGAATTtgcgaaaaactttttgccacgcccactctaaggcccacaaaccgccaaatctgccagtgttgaagactctccttctgAGTAACGtgtatcagatagtcggggaactcgactacagaGTTCTCTCCTGTTTTCTTCTAAATTGGTTTCTCCCAGTCTAAAATGAAAACCAGTTTGAGCCTTCTGTACTGTTACTAGCTTTTTAGGCTGTCCAAGATCTCAGTTCCGTATATCAAAATGCACCTTTAAGTCTTTTGACATTTGATATATAGAAGTTGATGCCATAATTGGGTactaaataattttcaaaaggAGTATATAAAACAGTAGCACCAGAACTGAGCCGTTGATTAAAGATGCATAAGTTTTTGGCATTATATCTGTTaataactttttgttttaaggACTCCTTTTATATCGGCTATAGTAGTAATGTCAATATTGTTACAATTTTTTGTAACGAATTTTACAACGATTTATTTACTAGGCCGGGATCTTGAtccattttaatatttcaaaaggaAATGCAACTTTTCCGTTTTCTTctttgcataaattaccaattcaaatttattaattatatttggaATACGTTTTTTCGCGTCTGAGAAATTTTCAGTCatgaatttttatacccgttactcgtagagtaaagattcgttgaaaagtatgtaacaggcagaatgaAGCGTTcccgaccataaaaagtatatatatttttgatcaggatcaatagccgagtcgatctggccatgtccgtctgtccgtccgtatgaacgtcgagatctcaggaactacaaaagctagaaagttcagataaagcatacagactccagagacatagaagcagcgcaagtttgtcgattcatgttgccacgcccactctaacgcccacaaaccgcccaaaattgccacgcccacacttttaaaaaatgttttgatattttttcatttttgtattggtcttgtaaatttctatcgatttgcggaaaactttttgccacgcccactctaactctgacaaaccgcccaaagctgcgtGGCACACTtttagtaacgggtatcagatagtcgaggaactcgaccatagcgttctctcttgttattacCTTGACTGTTTATActattttatttcttaaaaaaatttttgctaCGTGATTCTCTTTTCCTTTGGTGAACTTTATTTCGTAATCAAACTCTCTAAGTTGTATTTTCCAACGTTGTGTTCTAACGAGTACGGGATACGGTTATAtctttaattaataacaaatttaatgaactatttatacatttttatatgtatatcttgAAGTTTGCAATTATAAAGTTCAGTATtgtcaaattattttcttaattttatacgacttttatttgatttatataaaaaataatttctgtttacattatatttttaacaataataattttaacaataataatttgctTCTAAAGCGATTTTTTCCAGTCTAAAATGAAAATCAGTTTTCAGCCAACTGCACTGTTAGTAGCTCTTTAGGCTGTCCGAGCTGTCAGTTCCGTATATCAAAATGCACCTTTTAGACGTTTGACATTTGAAATATAGAAGTTGATACCATAATTGGACactaaataattttcaaaagtatATATAACAGGAGAACCTGTATTGCTCCGTTGATTCAAGATGCATAAGTTTCTGGCATTGGGCCTGCTACCCTACCTTCTGGGTTCACTTAACGGCACCAGGCTGACGTTTATTGCAAACGATGAGTCAGACACTGCAATAGGTTTGTACGCAGttcatattattttttttttgaaaaacaagtttttataGCCATTGGCACCTAGCGCTTACCCAAATTATCAGAGGCTTGCAACCACATTCACTTGCTATATTGGCGCTACCAAGCAAAGATCTATCTGACGGTGTCTGCCAGAAAGACCGCAGCGTTTATCTTGATGATTTTCTGCATCGTCTTCATCGTAGTAGCTACAAGTCGGTGGTATTCAGCAAGGCGGAGCTCTTTTTTCAATACATTGAGGAAAACCTTCAAGGTGCAAACGAGTGTATTAGTCTGATTTTGGAGGAGCCCAAACAGCTGTTGAATAGTCTCCACGATCGCCATCTTGCCCATCGCTTAAgcctatttatttttttctgggGAGCACGTTTTCCACCCAGTCCCCGAGTAATAAGTTTCAAGGAGCCGCTTCGAGCGGTAGTGCTAACTCGTCCTCGCAAGAAGGCCTTCCGCATCTACTACAACCAGGCTAGGCCATGTAGCGACAGTCAGCTACAGTTGGTTAATTGGTACGACGGCGATAACCTTGGTCTCCAACGAATTCCTCTTCTCCCGACTGCATTATCGGTGTACGCCAACTTTCAAGGTCGTATTTTTCGGGTGCCTGTATTTCATGTAACGCGTTGTGTGTGCAAACAACAATGCAGGGCCTAATCAatgctttatttaattgcagtcTCCGCCGTGGTTTTGGGTAACGTATTGCAATTACAGCTCCGAAGAAGACGAGGAGTTGAACAACCTAGACAGCATAGAGAAAAGAAAGGTTTGGGTCACGGGTGGTCGCGATCACCGCCTACTCACGCTGCTATCTAAGGAAATGAACTTTCGGTTTAAGTATATCGAAGCACCCGGTCGAACCCAGGGCTCTATAAGGTCAGAAAATGACAGGGATTTGAATGACAGTTTCACGGGAGGCATTGGATTGCTGCAAAGTGGAGTAAGTGGTTTTGAACCTAATATTAAACAGTTTAATTTAGATTTTTGGTTCAGCAGCTagcagatttttttttgggagatGTCGGTCTAAGCTGGGAGCGACGTAAGGCCATCGAGTTCTCTTTTTTCACACTGGCAGATTCAGGAGCGTTTGCTACACACGCCCCTAGGCGACTTAATGAGGCCCTGGCCATTATGCGCCCGTTTAAGCAAGACATCTGGCCTCATCTAATACTTACGATCATTTTCTCCGgtccaattttttatgttattattGCCCTGCCTTATATATGGCGTCGACGACGGGTCAACTCAGATGTCGAACATCTTGGCGAATTATATTTCCATATAACGTACTTAAAAGAGATAACTCCACACTTATTAAAGTTCAAACCCAGAACTGTGCTGGCTGCCTACCAGATGCCTCACCAACTCTTTCAGAAGTGCATATGGTTCGCTTTACGTctgtttttaaaacaatgtaagtagaaattatttttaaggtgaGCAATTTAATCAATCCTTAAACTTTgtttaaaactatttctacAGTTAAGCCAAACTTTTGTTCCTTGATTACCAGATACCCCTTATTTACTTTAACTGTGGGAGTGGGAGAAAACAAATtcgaaattaaacaaaatttaaaacttgttTCTAGTTTGTGGGAGTTAGATTGAGGTCAACATGTGGTCAACATGTTTTTGtcatatcgatagaaatcgacaagacaaataatataataacaaaattgaaacatattttttaaaacgtACTGGAACAAATTTACtctgcttcttcttttctAGAATCTGCTTGCTTAATATCAATCTTTTAGCTTTTGGGTACAAAAAAGTTGATTTAGCATCTTAAAATGTCACTCTTATGTTTGTTCATACGAAAACAAGTCTAATATATGGATATACTAAAAAGATCTTATAACAAGAACGCCTATTATCTTTAATTCAGTTAATGTTATAACACTTTTggagaaattttaacatttttctgccATACCGatagaaaatggcaaaaaaatataataaaacaagagagaacgctatagtcgagttccccgactatctgatacccgttactcagctagtgtaagtgcgaaggacagtttttggcggtttgtgggcgttaaagtgggcgtggccaaaatttttttggcgaatagatagaaatttacaagactaatagaaaaatgaaaaaatatcaaaacatttttcaaaagtgtgggcgtggcagctttgggcggtttgtgggcgttaaagtgggcgtggcaaaaagtttttttgcaaatcgatagaaatttacaagaccaatacaaaaatgaaaaaatattacaacatttttcaaaagtgtgggcgtggcagttttgggcggtttgtgggcgttagagtgggcgtggcaaaaagtttttttggcaaatcgatagaaatttacaagaccaatacataaatgaaaaaatattaaaacaattttcaaaagtgtgggcgtcgcagttttgggcggtttgtgggcgttagagtgggcgtggcaacatgaatcgacaaacttgcgctgcgtctatgtccctggagtctgtatgcctaatctcaactttctagcttttgtagttcctgagatctcgacgttcatacggacagacggacagacggacagacggacggacagacggacatggccaaatcgactcggctattgatc is part of the Drosophila yakuba strain Tai18E2 chromosome 2R, Prin_Dyak_Tai18E2_2.1, whole genome shotgun sequence genome and encodes:
- the LOC6529165 gene encoding ionotropic receptor 40a-like, which encodes MIGPEDLSLRQRSAIHEPRIPGFLQVYGDGITAHRALHASTEVTPGRRTALVPPEEKSRQLHNIFQVARDNAERATAEQGRHYNLRRREWRPALGSLVLVRQHVLSNAAEGFAAKLAAISWLGDILVAIRKRCRPTLHADATPPRPVYDHISDETSFYSHWHLALTQIIRGLQPHSLAILALPSKDLSDGVCQKDRSVYLDDFLHRLHRSSYKSVVFSKAELFFQYIEENLQGANECISLILEEPKQLLNSLHDRHLAHRLSLFIFFWGARFPPSPRVISFKEPLRAVVLTRPRKKAFRIYYNQARPCSDSQLQLVNWYDGDNLGLQRIPLLPTALSVYANFQGRIFRVPVFHSPPWFWVTYCNYSSEEDEELNNLDSIEKRKVWVTGGRDHRLLTLLSKEMNFRFKYIEAPGRTQGSIRSENDRDLNDSFTGGIGLLQSGVSGFEPNIKQFNLDFWFSS